AATGCGATCGGCCCAGTAGTTGTGCTCGCGCACGAACAGCGTGTGCATCGCCGTCAGCGCGCTCTGCTCGTTCACGCGAATGTCGCCGCCGACGAACATGGTCGGATCGTTCGGATCCGGAATGTTGGGGAACCCGTTGACGTTGTAGGGCAGGAAGTTGCCTTCGCTGGTCTTGAGTCGGCCCGTGCCGTCGAGCGTACGCAGCTCCTGCGCCCGCGCCTTGTCCGAACCGTACACCTGTGAGCCGTCGATGAACGACGTGATGTGATTGATCTGCTGCCGCACGCCATCGACCATGCGATACCCCGAGCGGTCCAGCGGAATCACTTCCCGCCCCGTCCCGTGGGGATCAAACCACGGATCGCCCTGCGGCACCGGAATGTCGAAGCGCTCAGCGGGCTGGGCAATGGGTGTCTCAACCACGTCGTGGTCGATCCACTGGCCCCACTGCCAGATGAAGTCCGTCAGACCCAGGTCGTTGGGCATGTCGCCGGGCTGGGAATTGACAATGTTGCTCACCACGCGCGGGCCGGGTCGATCCTGCCCGCCGGGCACGTTGCCCGCGCCGTCGCCGTACTCCGGCTCCATGAGGCGCAGCAGCGTGGTGCGGGCCGCGCCCCACTCGCCGTGCTCGGGGTTGTTCCACCAGCCGTCGATGCGACGAAACTCGCTGGGATACTGCGCCGGGCCCACCTGCAGATCAGGCGGCCGGCTCACCGGCGCCGGCGACTGCTGCGGCCGGTGCGTCGGCGAACGACCCACCCCCACGGGCGGCTTGACCGTCGCCACCGCAAATACGCACGCCGCACATCCCACGCTAACCGCAGCCGCACCAGTGAAAAGTCGGGACATACTCTCTCCTCTGCTGACAGAACTCCGCAAGGGTGGCGCGCAGCGCACACAGCACGCATCCGCAGAGGGGTCTCTTCGGACTGATCCCCATCGATATCCATCGGGGGCCCGCGCCAGACGCGACGATTATACACGAACTCGCGCAGCCGCCCGGCCGCTGAAAGCAGGCTTTCGCCGATTTCGTCCTCCGCCGCCTCCGGGTCCTGCCGCTCGCTTCCCACCGCGTTTGCCCCCCGGCCTGCCAATTCTCCAATTTGAATTGTCCACCTCGGCCGCGCCCGGCGAGTTCTGGGTGCCGGGCGCTCGTGTGCATCGGGGCGTCCCGACAAAGCCCGGCCAAACCAACCGCTCCGGCCGTTGCCGAAGCGCAGCAAGGAGAAGACCAATGTTCAGCATGGCCCTCGTTACCGCGTCGATCCTCACCACCGCCATCAACACGGCTCCCCCGGCCGTCGGCTCCGCTCTCGACGATCAGACCCTCGAGCCGCAGGCCACCTTCACCTACCGCCAGCCTTGGACCCGACCCTCCGCCGCGTTTGAATCGCGCGTCTTCGACTGCGGCGCCCCGCGGCCGAGCGACCTCGCTGCGATGGATGACTTCCGCCCCCGCCGCGACGGCGACCTGCTGGGCATGCGATGGTGGGGCGTGCTGCTCAACGGCGCCCAGATCGGCCATCCTTATTACATCGCCATCTACAGCGACGTGGACTGCCAGCCCGGCGATCTGCTCTACGAAACCTGTCTCGTACCCCAGACCCGCCCCGTGGGCATCGACTGCCTCAACCAGCGCGTCTTCGAGTTCCGCACGCCCATGCCCGCCTTCGGCGTCCAAGCCGGCAAGCGCTACTGGCTCCAGATCTCCGAGGCCGACGCCCTCAGCGCCCAGCCCGGCGTCAACGACTTCCTCTGGTCCGGCCATCAGCCCGTCGTCGGCTGCCGCGCCCTGCAGACGCCCGACTACGTCACCTACCGCCCGCTGACCGACCCGTGCAACCAGCGCACCAGCGACCTCGCCTTTGACCTGCTCTTCCGCAACTGATCCGCTCCCTCGACCCCGTCCGCTCCAACCCCACGAACCCGGCCGGCCCAACCCCGGCCGGGTTCTTATTTTTGTCCGCCGTCCTGACACCGCTACATTTCTCCGACCAGGTCTTCCCGCCCGACGCCCCCTGCAGGAGCGGATCATGGCTGACGACATCCACCTTGCTCTGCTCGATCAGATCAAAGTTGCATCGCCGTGCCCGGTGCCGTGGGAGTCGATGACAGGCGATGACACGACGCGCTTCTGCGGCGAGTGCAGCCTGCACGTGCACAACCTCTCGGCCATGAGCCGCGGCCAGGCCGAGGCGTTCCTTCAGCAGCATCGCCACGACGATCGCGTCTGCGCCACCTTCTTCCGCCGCACCGACGGCACGATTCTCACTCAGGATTGCCCCGTCGGTCTCGCCGCCATCCGCGCCAGGGCGCGCCGCGCTGCCGGCCGCGCTGTGGCAGCGATGTTCGCCCTGCTCGGCGTCTCGCTCACCATACCCGGCTGCAATGGGTACGGCATGACCGGTGGAGTGATCTGCATCGATGAAGAAGAAAGCGAGTCCGGCCAGCCCAGCGATGCACCCGACGAACCGGCAGCCGAAGAACTCGATCAGCATTCAAGCGGCCCGGCAGGAGAAGAAGGCGCCTACCTCACCGGACGCATCTTGATCACACGTCCGCAGCCGCCCCGAAACTGACCGTGCCTGCCGTCGAATGGCGAAACGCTCGCCGCTCATGCCGCCGCCATCCGCGATTGAAGTCCACCATCCGGCGGAGCCGATTTCAAGCGAAGAGACGTCATTGCAAACGAGCTGGCCGGCGCCGGAGCGGGCCCGGCCGCGGAGGATCAATCGATGGGCAAGGTTTCAATCTCGAGGTTCATCGCAGCGCCGCCCAAGCGCGTCTTCGACATCGCCGCCGACTTCGAGAACGCACCCCGGCGCATCTCCGCGATCAAGAGCGTCGAAATGCTCACGGGCGGCGAAGTGAAAAAGGGCACGCGCTTCCGCGAGACGCGCATCATGTTCGGCCGCGAGGCCACCGAAGAACTCGAAGTCACCGCCTACGACCCGCCCCACTCCTACCAGGTCGGCTGCAACTCGTGCGGCTGCTGGATGGAAACGCGCTTCCGCTTCGAACCCGATGGCACCGGCACCAACCTCGTGATGGACCTCGCCTGGAAACCGCTCACTCTCTTTGCCAAACTCGCCTCGCCACTGAGCGCGATCATGCTTAAGAAATGCGTCAAGGCCTTCGACCAGGACATCGACGAACTCAAGTACGCCGCCGAGCAGCCGGTCGAGAAGTAACCGAATGTAGGTCAGGTGCAACCTGACACTTTCGCCTATCACCAGCCTTCGCCGAACCATCGCGCGATCGCACGATCGAAGATTCTCCTCTTCGCCCCAGCGGGGCGCCATCACGTAGCCACGGGTGCAGCGCAGCACGCGCTCTCGCGTGCGCAGCGCAACCCGTGGAACGCCGGCAAACAAATCCCGAGCCCCGAAGGGGCGACAGAGTCCCCCACCCCGCCCACCGACCCTGCACGATACCATCACCCAATGCCCCGCCCGCGCCCAACCTCCGCGCCCGGCCGCTTCATCAAACGAGTCGTCATCTGCCTTCTCTTCAGCGCCATTCTTCAATTCGCGGTCGCGGTCGCGCTCTGCGCTTTCTCGCGTTCATGGGGAAGATCCAGACTGGGCGAAGAATTCCACTGCGGCGACGAGGCGACCTACTACCTTATCGTGGACACCAGCAAATCATTTGGTCGAGACATCCTGGTTGGCAACCTCTTCTCGTACAGCCCATTCGTTGCCTGGGGAGACGGGGGGTGGCTCGATCCAGAATCGTTGAAGTTCGAACGAAGTGAGGCCCCTGCAGGGATTCCTCTTTGGTCGCGATTCCGTCAGATCACCACAGGTGAGGCCGTTGATCACTACCCCAGCGTGTCCAGTTATACGCTCGCCGTCGAAATCGGGAGCGGCTGGCCGGCGCGCAGCGCCTCGTGCTTTCTCACCATGTCAGATGAACGCAATCCATTCGCCGTGCATGATGGCTTCGCCCTTGAAAGCCCGCAATTTGACTCAGACCGCACGCCGTCCGTCATCCCGCTCAAGGTGCATTGGAACGGTGCTTTGATAAACACAATCCTGTACGCGCTGATCATGCTCATCCCCCTCGCACTGCTCCCGGCAGCCCGCCGTCACCTCCGCCACCGGCGCGGCCGCTGCCCCGCCTGCAACTACGACCTCCGAGCCACCACCACCAGCGTCTGCCCCGAATGCGGCGCGGCGATCACGCCACGCGCCGCGACGTAGGATTGATCGATGCCCAGCCCGCGCCAATCCTCCGCGCTGCGCCGCCTCTTCAAACGACTCATCCTCTGCATCCTCCTCGGCGCCATACTTCAGTACGCTGTCGCGGCCGCCTTCGGCATGTTCACGTCATCCGGCAGGCGCGGGACAAGCTGGGAACTGAGAGTCGATCATTCCGGCGGCTTGGCCACACTTACCGTAACGCGCTACGCATCGCTTGGTCGCTTTGTGCTTTCGGGCCAGTTCTCTTTCCTTTCATCGCGGGGCATGCCGGCAAACCCAAAGCATCCCGACTGGTCCTGGGGGAGATGGTGGCAACGCGAGCCAGTCATGGGCGACCCGTTCACGTTCATGGTTACTCAAAACCCGCCACCTGTGTGGTCCCGCATCGCCTCGATCCGCACCGACCGGCGTTTCGATTACTATCCGCAAACGGGCTGGGGCCCATGTCTTGAGGTGGCATCCGGCTGGCCGATGCAGAGCGCCTCCTACTTCTCAGTTCGCTCAATCATGTCGGGGGCATGCACCGTGCGCGAAGGGATATTCATTGGCAATGCACTCCATGATCCTGGCAAAACCCCTCGTGCCATCCCGCTCCGCATCATCTGGCCCGGCGCCATCGCCAACACACTCATTTACGCTGCCGCCCTGCTCGTTCCGTTCACTGTGGTTCCATTCGCGCGCCGTCACCTCCGCCGCCGGCGCGGCCACTGCCCCGCCTGCAACTACGACCTCCGAGCCACCACCACCGGCGTCTGCCCCGAATGTGGCGCGGCGAACACGCCACGCGCCGCGCCATAGGATCAAGCGATGCCAACCCGCTGGCTCAACCGCCGACTCATCGCGAGAGCAAGCATCTTCCTCCTGCTCGGCGCGATCATCAACGTAGCCGTCGCGTGGGCGTGTGTGTATCCGGGCGCGGGCGGTCGCAGAGTTGGCTTGATCGACGATATCCACTCCGAGTTACCGTGGTGGCAGAATCACGCACCACTTGAATGGAAGAGCAAGTACGGTTTTTCCGGAGAAGTTCTCGCGCCGGGGTTTGACGTGCAACTCCGCTATTCCGACCCTTCGATCGATTGGGGCAAGACTCTCTACGGCTCAGTTCGAGCTGGCCTGCCCCTCAAGAGCATGAGGGGTCATCTTTGGTGCATCACCACGTACGACGATGGGCCTGGGCGATTCCAGGACCGTGTCGAGCTTCATGCAGTCGGACTCTGGCGACTTGAATCGGAGCTGGACGTTGAAGATTCCCTGCTCTCTTCCCTGCCGCTTCGACCATTGTGGTGCGGCTTCCTGTTCAACTCAGCACTTTACGGCGGAGTGCTTTGGATCCTCGTGCTGGCCGCGCCGCGCAAGATCATCACAAGGCGACGTCTCAAGCACGGCCGCTGCCCCAACTGCAACTACGACCTCCGAGCCACCGCCACCGGCGTCTGCCCCGAATGCGGTACACTCAGGAGTTGACGCGAAGCCAGTTCACGCTGGCCTGGATTCGAGTGCGAACACGCAGATTGCGGATTGCCACGATGGGCAAATGGAAGAAGACATTGAATCGATTGGTGCAGATGAGCCTGTTCTGGAAGTCGATGCTGACGGGCGCACTCGCTGCACTGCTCTGCCTGCTTGCGTCCGCTTTGATCAGCTCATCCTCTCTCAGCGAGTTGCTGGCCATCTTTGTCATTCTCCCGGCTGTAGCGATGGGCCTGGGAGTCATGTGCGCGCTGGTGCTGTACCCACTCGTGAAACTCTGCCTGCAGCGAAAGGCGCCTTTGCACGCCACGTTCTGTGCGTTCATGCCGATCCTGGCGTCGGCCGCCCTGTCTGGTCTCTTTCTGAAGCCGACGGGCACACTTGACCACATTCCGGCCGCAGTTGTGGCCACTGCGCTGGCGGCGATTCTGATCTGCGTCGTCTGTGCGCTCTCGCTTCCAAACAGCGCTCCGGTCGGAACCCGTCCGCATTGCAAGACCTGCGGCTATGACCTCCACGCCAACACCACCGGCGTCTGCCCCGAATGCGGCGCGGCAATAGACGCGGGCGGCGACAAGGCGAAGTGATGTGAAGCCCTCTCAAACTCAATCCCGGTGCCGCTCGATCCTGACAACCCTCATCTGGTCACTCCCGCTGCTGCTTGTAACGAATGCATACTGGTCGTGGCGGTTTTCGCAGTACTTTCCAACCTCCTACGAAGAGCAGTGGTGGGAGTTTCTGATCACGTATCCATCCGATCCGTTCGGATATCTCGCCGCAGACGACCAGTACAGCGTCACCTACATCGTTCCATGGAAGACGAAGGTGGATTATCCGTGGCTCTCGCGCTTTGACACAGTAACCGGGCCGGAGCGCACTACGCCAGAACAACGCGAGCTATGGCCTCAGTTCTTTGAGCCGCAGCCGGATGCAGCGCCAAGCTGGGTCAAACCCGAGCGGCTCCGCAATGCGCATCGGCTCGCCGCAGGCGAGTTCGAAGTCGAGATGTTCACGGCAACAGGCTGGCCCGTCAGGCTGCTCTGGTGCAGGTGGAAGCGAGACCAATCCGGTCAGGCGGCTGACCGCTCGACGGCCATTGTCCTGAACGAGCCCGGCGGTCAGGAAGTCGCCTCCGCTGCCAGCGTTCTCCCCTTCCGTCCCGTCTGGACCGGCCAACTGATCTACGGGTCATTCTGGTTCGCCGTCGTCGCGCTGCTCCGCACGTCCTGGTGGGTACTTCGTCGCGGCTGGCGCGATCAACGCGCACGACGAGGCCGCTGCACCTTCTGCAATTACGATCTGCGCGGCAACACCACCGGCGTCTGCCCCGAATGCGGCGCGGCGATCACGCCACGCGAGACGCCATAGGATCAAGCGATGCCAACCCGCTGGCTCAACCGCCGACTCATCGCGCGAGCATGCATCTTCATGCTGCTCGGCGTGATCATCAACCTGGCCGTCGCGTGGGGACTGGCAATCGGACTCGACTTTCGTCGTGCGATGGGTGAGCTTCCTCCGGAGGTTCAGGAAGACTACTACCGAGACATTGACAACTCCTACTTCCTGCTCATGCGAGAAGAGGTCGATGTTCCTCCCTCTGATCGGTTTCCGGGCATTGTCATTGTGCGATGGCGCCGCACAGGAGCTGAGCGTGTCACCGTATCATCTCTGTACGTAACCAGCGGAATGCCGCCCGAACCAAATCCCCGGACGCCCGAAGACCTTCTTTCGCCCTGGGCGCAGCCGGTTCTCCAAGTTCACGATGTCAGAACTCAAGCCGTTCCGAATACGGGCCAGGAATGGCACTACTGGGACAGCATCGCGGATGCGCGCGGATGGCCCATGCTTTGCCTCATGGGCGGGGTGCGCCGACCGATGCCCGGCGCATACGTATACGACGCGAATCGGCGGCGCATCATCCTGACGGAGCAACGCATCGCGATCATCCCGCTCAACATGCCCGATGGAAGGTACCGGACCGACGAGTTCCGGTGGCTCCCACTGCGCCCCATCTGGCCCGGTTTTGCGTTCAACACGATGTTATATGCAACGGCAACGTGGCTCCTGTTCGCCCTGCCGACCTTCCAGCGCAGAAGATGGCGAACCGCAAGGGGCCGCTGCCCGACCTGCAACTACGACCTCCGAGCCACCACCACCGGCGTCTGCCCCGAATGCGGCGCGGCGATCACACCGCGCGCCGCGACGTAGGATCAACCGATGTCGCACGCTCAGCCATCGTCACCTTTGCGCAGCAGGACGAGGCGACTCGCCATTTGCCTCGCGTCCGGGGCGGTGCTGCAGCATCTCGTCGCGTGCGGATTCTCCCTGCAGACATCGCAGGATCCGACTACCGACGCATGGGTGCTGAAGCTACGGGAGCCGGTGCGGCACTCGCGAGTCCTTGTCATCCGGGGTCGTTCAACAGGCCGAGATTCGCTCTTAGCCGATTTCTGGCGTTCACGCTCTGATCCTGCCGATTCCGTAGACGATTCGAGGCCGGACTGGAGCTCGGCTGAGTGGCGAAGTGATGAAGATCTCGTCTCAACCAGATCCATGCCTCCCGCGTGGTCGAGGTTCACTCACATCTCCACCGACCCGAACTTTGATTACTATCCGAATGCATCCTCGTGGGGATGGTGTGTCGAGGTCGCTTCTGGATGGCCGATGCGGAGCGCCTCGTACTTTGCAGGTGAGTCGCTCGGCGGTGGACCTCTTCAAGTTCGCGACGGGATCGTCGTTCCGCACGCGGGCAACGGCAATCGAATATCACGCGCCCTTCCGCTGGCTATCTACTGGCCAGGCGCGATCGTCAACACTCTCATCTACGCCGCGGTCCTGCTCGCGCTGGCCACCCTGGTCCGGCTGAGTCGTCAACGCCTTCGCGTCCGACGCGGCCACTGCCCCGCCTGCAACTACGACCTCCGAGCCACCACCACCGGCGTCTGCCCGGAATGCGGCGCGGTCATTTATTCGCTGTCGTCGGTTGCATGATGTTGTCGAAGCGAGGAGGCTCGTACACTGGTACAGATGCACACGCACTGGCAACGACGCAGCCCCAAGATCTCGCCCATCTACCGATGTACGGCTTGGGCGCTCGCGCCACTTTGGGCGTGGGCGTTGGTCGCACTCGCCCTCTTTGTCTATCTGGTCTTCCCCGAATGCGCATGGCTATTGAAGAATCCGCTCGACGGATACTCGGTCACAACGTCCGGCCGTCGGTTCGATGCTGATACACAGGATTCATACTGGCTGAAGCTCGACCTGTATGCAGGTCCGCCCGGGCACAACTGGTACCAGCATCATAAAGCATCGTTTTATCTGGTGTATCGGCCGGGTCAGAGGAACCTGGCGCTGGATGCTCCAATCGGACCTGTCCACAAAGTGGTCGGCTACGATGAATCGTCACAGCGCGTATGGTACATCGACGCAGACACCCATGAAGAAAGCTCCGTCAGCGGGGTGTGGGCCGGCTCGCGCGGACTGCCAATCAAATGGCAACCGGGAGGTCGGGGATACACACTGGAAGCCCGTGCGGGGAGTTTCCCGACCGCCGATCTCGCAAGTGACAAGCCCACAATCCTCTGGACGGACATGATTGGGTGGTTCTCACTGCAGGCACTCTACGTTGCGGTTGCGTTTGCGGTGCTCACGCTCGCACGGCGGCATGTTCTCTCTACGGTGCGGGCTATCCGTCAACAGACCCGCCACTGCCCCACCTGCAACTACGACCTCCGAGCCACCACCACCGGCGTCTGCCCCGAATGCGGCGCGGCGATCACGCCGCGCGCCGCGACGTAGGATCACGCGATGACCGCTTCGCTCCCGTCATTGCTGCGCCGGCGAATCTCGTCCACAATGCTGTGGACGCTGAGCCTTCTGCTGCTCACAAACGTTCTCTGGTCCATCTGGGCCGCAACGTCTTGCGATTCTCCATTCGCTGGCACTCGATCGAGAATCAGTTTCGCGCCAGTGGACGATAACAAAAGCTGTTTTGCCGAGGTCTTCGCTTCCACCACAAAGTCGTTCCATGAAGTGTATCTGTCCCCCGCCGATTCTGATGGTTCGCTCGCGCGGCGTGAACGTACGGTTAGCGGCACCGCGCCACTGTGGCTGCGAAGAGCGCTGAGCGGACAACGGATGCACGAGGCGTCACCCGACGCGATGTGGGAGTTCTCATCGGTCGGATTCCCGTTCCGCATGCTGTGGCACGCCGTTCAGCTACCGCATGGATACGCGCTGACAGGGTTCGGAAGTGGCGTCAGTCCGCGCAACGACAGCAGCCTCATGCCGCATACGGGGATCACGGTGAGTAAGTCCGGCCGTGGCGCCTCAAGTGATGTCGTCTTGCCCATCCGACCAATTCTCGCTGGCCAAGTGTTCTACGCCGTGTTCTGGTTCGGTTTGCTCCTGATGGCGTCGTTTGTCCATCGGCGCGTGCGAATCTGGCGCGGCCGCTGCCCCACCTGCAACTACGACCTCCGAGCCACCACCACCGGCACCTGCCCCGAATGCGGCGCGGACGCGTAGGTCCGGATCGCTGCTCGACTTCCTCTTCGTGTCCTCTCGGTGCTCTCCGTGACTCCGTGGTGAAGTGCTCGCCACCCGTTCGCGCAGTCGCGGCGGTGCTGCAAAACGAACGCGCCGCGCATCGACCCGCCAAGCGCCGGGCCTGCGCACAGCCTTGTCCCGACCTACCGCCCGTCACACCACCGGCACCTGCCCCGAATGCGGCGCGCACGCGTAGGTCGGGACCGCTGCTCAACTTCCTCTTCGTGTCCTCTTCGTGCTCTCCGTGACTCCGTGGTGAAGCGTTCGCCACCCGTTTGCGCCCAGCCCCATCGACGTGGCCCCGGATTTCCATGATTCTGCCGCGCCGCCGCCGCATGCGCATCCGGCTCAGTGCGGCAGGCGCTTCACGCGCGTATTGTCCCCGATTGCCGCAGCCGCAGGTTTGCACCGGAGGCCACGATGTCGCCCCGCCCGACCAGCCGCCTTGTCCGCAGTCTCATCGCCCTGCTTGCGATGGCGCTGCTCGCCGTGATCATGTCCGCCGCCCGGGCCCAGAGCCCCCTGCCGCGAGACGAACCGCCACCGACCGGCGACGATGGCGACCTGACGCCTGGCACGCTCGACCTCCCGCCGCGCACCGGCGCGTACCGCATCACCTTCACGCAGCGCCACCCCGGCAGCGCCATCAGCCGCATCAAGGCCCGCATGCGCTACGCCACCACCGAGCCGGCGCCCGAATACGACATCGAGGATGAATCCTTCGAGGTGTATGTGCCGTCGGATTACGACCCGGCCCGCGCGTACGGCCTCATCGTCTGGTCGAGTCCGAGCGAATCCGCAGCCGCGCCGCCGCAATGGCTGCCCGTGCTCGATCGGCGCGATTTCATCTGGGTCGGCGCCAACGGAGCCGGCAACGAGCGAATCGGGTGGTACCGCTTCGGCCTCGCCCTCGACGCCGCACATAACATGCGGCAGACATATAACATCGACCCGCTGCGCCTCTACATCGCGGGCATGTCGGGCGGGGGCCGCATCGCCAGCCGCCTTGGCGTGGCCTACGCCGACGAGTTTGCCGGCGCGTTCATGATCGTCGGCTGCGACTTCTATCGCCGCACGCCCGTGCCCGACCAGCCGGGCAAGGTGTACATCGAGCGCTACCAGCCGCCGCCGGGCCCCGTTCTCGCCAGGGCGGTGCGCGACAACCGCTACGTCCTGCTCACCGGCAGCGAAGACTTCAACCGCACCGAGACGGCGACGATCTACGAGCACGGCTTCGTCAAGGAGCGTTTCGCGCACGCGACGTATCTCGAAGTGCCGGACATGGGTCACACGCTGCCCGACGCCGAGTGGTTCGACAAAGGACTCGAGGCGCTCGATGCGCCGCTGGCCGAGCGCCGCGCCGCCGAGGCGGAGGCAATGGAGAAGATCGAGCGCGAGGCGGCCGATGCGCTGGTGCTGGCGCTGGAGAAGTTCGATGCCGACGCCGTCGCGGGCTACGAACTGCTCGAGGCCGTGGCCGATCGCTTCGCGCAGACCGCTGCCGGCCGCACGGCGCGGCTCAAGGCCGCGCAGTGGGCCGCCGACCCGGCCAACAAGGCCGCGCTCGACGCCGCCCGCGTGCGCGACCAGGCCCGGCAATTGCTCTCGATGGTGGACAACTACATCAAGGCCGGCCGCCCCGACCTCGCGCGCGAGAAGCTCAAGCAGGTCATCGCACTCGTCCCCGACACCGACCTGGCCCGCGAGGCCGCCCAGCGGCTTGAGGCACTGAAGAAGTAGTGCGCTTTGCGTTGAAGCTCTGCCCTTTGGCGCTCAGGCCCGTCTAAGCGCAGTATTGACCGCAAAGATCGCCGAGAGCGCCGAGGAATGCAGCGTGTGGCTTTGACCGATCCTGCCGCGCCGCCACTCTCTGCGCTCTTGGCGCTCTCTGCGGTTGATTGTCTTCCTGAGCAGACAGCGGCGCACTATTGCTCCACCTTCGTTGCCGGCTGCTTTGGAATCTTGCGCAGCATCCCGATGGCGCTCCAGATCGCCGCAACGCCCATAACAATGACATCATCGAAGCCCACGCCGGCGACCGCGGGAATCTGGTTGAGCAGCCATCCCGACCAGCCGCCCAGCGCCACCGACAGCAGCACGAGAAGCAGCAGCACCTCTTGGCGCTGCCGCATCACCGGGCTCGGCCAGCCGTTCTCGACCGCCTGCTTCTCGCGCAAGCGGGCCGCGATGCGAATCGTCGCCAGCAGCGCCACAGGCACAGCCGCGGCGACAAGTTCCCAGCCCACCCA
This genomic interval from Phycisphaerales bacterium contains the following:
- a CDS encoding SRPBCC family protein produces the protein MGKVSISRFIAAPPKRVFDIAADFENAPRRISAIKSVEMLTGGEVKKGTRFRETRIMFGREATEELEVTAYDPPHSYQVGCNSCGCWMETRFRFEPDGTGTNLVMDLAWKPLTLFAKLASPLSAIMLKKCVKAFDQDIDELKYAAEQPVEK
- a CDS encoding zinc ribbon domain-containing protein, which produces MPTRWLNRRLIARASIFLLLGAIINVAVAWACVYPGAGGRRVGLIDDIHSELPWWQNHAPLEWKSKYGFSGEVLAPGFDVQLRYSDPSIDWGKTLYGSVRAGLPLKSMRGHLWCITTYDDGPGRFQDRVELHAVGLWRLESELDVEDSLLSSLPLRPLWCGFLFNSALYGGVLWILVLAAPRKIITRRRLKHGRCPNCNYDLRATATGVCPECGTLRS